A genome region from Penaeus monodon isolate SGIC_2016 chromosome 14, NSTDA_Pmon_1, whole genome shotgun sequence includes the following:
- the LOC119580702 gene encoding Krueppel-like factor 13 produces MIPLPMDSLFPPLMALLKAFSLGKPVLKITAEQGDIIIFFCKSSRSGSVSPPNLYNGVGELPYPCLQHHYSALANAVTPPTLSPPPEKPIPPTRETYTTDRHYASQNTTGAKKNHICHVPGYGKLYAKTSHLKAHLLSHTGERPFACH; encoded by the exons ATGATCCCTCTACCCATGgactccctcttccccccgctCATGGCCCTTCTAAAGGCCTTCTCATTGGGAAAACCCGTTCTGAAAATTACTGCAGAACAaggtgatattattatatttttctgtaaaTCTTCAAGGAGTGGGAG CGTTTCGCCGCCTAATTTGTACAACGGCGTCGGGGAGCTTCCCTACCCTTGCCTGCAGCACCACTACAGCGCCCTTGCAAACGCTGTTACACCACCCACGCTCTCCCCTCCGCCCGAGAAACCCATCCCGCCCACGAGGGAAACGTACACAACGGACCGCCACTACGCCTCACAAAATACTACAGGCGCCAAGAAGAATCACATCTGCCATGTCCCGGGATACGGCAAGCTCTATGCCAAAACGTCCCACCTGAAGGCACATCTGCTTTCACACACCGGAGAGCGGCCTTTCGCGTGTCACTAG